In Deltaproteobacteria bacterium, the following are encoded in one genomic region:
- a CDS encoding D-2-hydroxyacid dehydrogenase family protein: MKIVVIDDYQDALRRMSCYDKLAGHAVIVFTDTEKDPVRLAARIGDAECLVLTQQRSWIKRDLLDCLPRLRLISQTGRVTAHIDLKACTERGILVCAGGKGRPHSTAELAWALILAALRHIPEEVNNVRAGRWQSTLGADVYGKTLGIYALGGIGSIVANIGQAFGARILCWGRGASLERARAAGYEVAPGRAMFFPESDIVSLHLPVVRETRGIITAADLGRMKPSALLVNTSRSKLIEDGALVSALRAGRPGMAAVDVYDDEPLLDANHPLVRLPNAICTPHLGFVTAATYEVHYELVVQQILTYLAGSPIHVVNPEVLTRS, encoded by the coding sequence ATGAAAATCGTTGTTATCGATGACTATCAGGACGCCTTGCGGCGCATGTCTTGTTACGACAAGTTGGCCGGCCATGCAGTCATCGTGTTTACCGACACCGAGAAAGATCCGGTGCGGCTTGCGGCACGCATCGGCGACGCCGAATGTTTGGTGCTGACGCAGCAGCGTTCGTGGATCAAGCGCGATCTGCTTGATTGCTTGCCACGTTTACGGCTCATCAGTCAGACCGGCCGGGTCACGGCGCATATCGATCTCAAGGCTTGTACCGAGCGCGGCATTCTTGTCTGCGCTGGCGGCAAGGGGCGGCCGCACTCGACGGCCGAGCTTGCTTGGGCCTTGATCTTGGCGGCGTTGCGCCACATTCCGGAGGAGGTGAACAACGTCCGCGCCGGGCGTTGGCAGTCGACCCTGGGCGCCGATGTCTATGGCAAGACCCTGGGCATTTATGCCCTCGGCGGTATCGGCTCGATCGTCGCGAATATTGGCCAGGCCTTTGGCGCGCGCATTCTGTGTTGGGGCCGCGGCGCGTCGCTTGAGCGCGCGCGGGCTGCGGGTTATGAAGTCGCGCCCGGCCGCGCTATGTTTTTTCCCGAGTCGGACATCGTCAGTCTGCATCTGCCGGTGGTGCGTGAAACCCGCGGCATCATCACCGCCGCCGATCTCGGGCGCATGAAGCCAAGCGCGCTACTCGTCAACACCAGCCGCTCAAAGCTGATCGAAGATGGTGCTTTGGTCTCAGCGTTGCGCGCCGGGCGGCCGGGCATGGCGGCGGTCGACGTCTACGATGACGAACCGCTACTCGACGCAAACCATCCGTTAGTGCGGCTGCCCAACGCCATTTGTACGCCGCATTTGGGCTTCGTCACGGCGGCAACCTACGAAGTGCACTATGAACTTGTAGTTCAACAGATTCTCACCTATCTCGCGGGCAGCCCAATCCATGTCGTCAACCCCGAAGTTCTCACAAGGTCATAA
- a CDS encoding transcriptional regulator, with protein MKTADLNILVQEGEGTTLEFKESLSPSLTRELVAFANTVGGKVLLGVRDDGSIVGMKDSNGLRARVHDLARNCDPPLQVTVEPVGKVIVIRLREREAKPVQCSEGFFWRQGAVTQKLARDEIRDFFRVQGSVRFDLSPCTRFRYPADFDRQKYNTWLKMSGISGRPRTEDVLVNIEAAERSAGKLLFRNAGVLMFAKNVRRFFSQAYITCLLARGSDKVDILDRKDFDGGIVADIEDALRFVERNTRVAYRIERLRREEIPEYPMAALREAVTNAVMHRDWFNEGANVFVEIYSDRIEVSNPGGLPNGMLASDLGHRSVRRNPLLADLLHRIEFIEKAGTGIKRMRDEAKKHGSPDPQFKTTGFFTVTFFPKSVGQYPKAHVEAHVEAHVPLTRLEAKMLAACAGEPQRPPELLRRLGYSTRTGNFKKALAHLIALGFVEMTSPNKPRSINQRYRITTKGIALLKKSPRRRMGRPSE; from the coding sequence ATGAAAACCGCCGATCTCAACATTCTCGTCCAAGAAGGCGAAGGCACCACGTTAGAGTTCAAGGAGAGCCTTTCACCATCCTTGACTCGCGAGCTGGTGGCCTTCGCCAACACCGTTGGAGGCAAGGTTCTGCTTGGCGTGCGCGACGACGGTAGCATCGTCGGGATGAAAGACTCCAATGGACTGCGAGCGCGGGTTCACGACCTCGCGCGCAATTGCGACCCGCCTCTGCAAGTGACCGTGGAGCCCGTTGGCAAGGTGATCGTGATCCGCTTACGAGAAAGAGAGGCCAAGCCCGTTCAGTGTAGTGAAGGCTTCTTCTGGCGACAGGGCGCGGTTACGCAGAAGCTTGCACGCGACGAGATTCGGGATTTTTTTCGCGTCCAAGGCTCGGTCCGATTTGACCTTTCGCCCTGCACGCGGTTTCGCTATCCAGCGGACTTCGACCGCCAGAAGTACAATACGTGGCTAAAGATGAGCGGCATCAGCGGCCGACCGCGCACAGAAGACGTTTTGGTAAACATCGAAGCGGCAGAGCGCTCGGCTGGCAAGCTTCTATTTCGCAACGCCGGTGTTCTTATGTTTGCCAAGAATGTGCGGCGGTTTTTCTCTCAAGCCTACATCACTTGTTTACTCGCGCGGGGTTCAGACAAAGTAGATATTCTTGACCGCAAGGACTTTGATGGAGGTATCGTTGCCGATATTGAAGACGCTCTGCGTTTTGTCGAACGCAATACGCGGGTCGCCTATCGCATAGAACGGTTGCGCCGCGAAGAGATACCCGAATATCCGATGGCTGCGCTGCGCGAAGCTGTTACTAATGCGGTGATGCATCGCGACTGGTTCAACGAGGGTGCCAACGTTTTCGTGGAAATTTATAGCGACCGCATTGAGGTGTCGAACCCTGGCGGTCTTCCTAATGGGATGTTGGCCTCCGACTTGGGCCACCGCAGCGTGCGGCGCAATCCGCTGCTTGCCGACTTGTTGCATAGAATCGAATTTATCGAGAAGGCCGGTACAGGCATCAAGCGCATGCGCGACGAGGCCAAAAAACATGGTTCTCCGGACCCGCAATTCAAGACAACAGGTTTCTTCACCGTCACTTTTTTTCCGAAATCCGTAGGTCAATACCCTAAGGCCCATGTTGAGGCCCATGTTGAGGCCCATGTTCCCCTAACAAGATTGGAAGCAAAAATGCTCGCTGCTTGCGCGGGCGAGCCTCAACGGCCGCCGGAGCTCCTACGACGCTTAGGATACTCGACACGAACCGGCAACTTCAAAAAAGCTCTCGCACACCTGATTGCCTTGGGTTTTGTAGAAATGACCAGTCCAAACAAACCACGTAGTATTAATCAACGTTATCGCATAACGACTAAAGGTATAGCGTTGTTGAAAAAGTCGCCCCGCCGCAGGATGGGGCGGCCCTCAGAATAA
- the radA gene encoding DNA repair protein RadA, which yields MAKAKTIFACQSCGFQSPKWLGKCPDCNQWNTFAEEHFEKAATPRAELSLGTKEAPAAIGDIDTSEEGRVLSGIGEFDRVLGGGLVPGSVILIGGDPGIGKSTLLLQAFAAVSRKSITCLYVSGEESQRQIKMRAERLGIDAPNLLVVSETSLERILEHIKKIKPGLLVIDSVQTIFSTTIPSAPGSIAQVRETSGSIIVLAKKTGLTTFLIGHVTKDGAIAGPRLLEHMVDTVLYFEGDRGHSFRILRAVKNRFGSTNEIGVFEMKETGLAEVNNPSEIFLMERPLQVPGSAVVCSMEGTRPILIELQALVTRSFLAVPRRTTIGVDHNRVALLVAVLEKKMGAKLFDQDIFVNVAGGVHVEEPAVDLGIIAAIASSAKEEVLDGRTVFFGEVGLAGEIRAISQAEARVKEAGKLGFERCVLPASNAAQLKQIKHPQLLAVSSLQECWKILF from the coding sequence ATGGCCAAAGCCAAAACCATCTTCGCCTGCCAAAGCTGCGGGTTTCAGTCGCCCAAGTGGCTCGGCAAATGTCCCGACTGCAATCAGTGGAACACGTTTGCCGAGGAGCATTTCGAAAAAGCCGCCACGCCTCGTGCTGAGCTAAGTCTCGGCACCAAAGAAGCGCCGGCGGCGATCGGTGATATCGATACATCCGAAGAAGGCCGCGTGCTCTCGGGCATCGGCGAGTTCGATCGTGTGCTCGGCGGCGGGTTGGTGCCGGGCTCGGTAATTTTGATTGGCGGTGATCCTGGCATCGGCAAGTCGACTCTTCTGCTGCAAGCTTTCGCCGCCGTCAGCCGCAAAAGTATTACCTGTCTCTACGTCTCCGGCGAAGAGTCGCAGCGGCAAATCAAGATGCGCGCCGAGCGGCTCGGCATCGACGCGCCCAATCTCCTCGTCGTCAGCGAGACCTCACTGGAGCGCATCCTCGAACACATCAAGAAGATCAAGCCAGGTCTGCTCGTTATCGATTCCGTGCAGACGATTTTCTCGACAACGATACCGTCCGCCCCCGGGAGTATCGCCCAGGTGCGCGAAACTTCCGGTTCGATCATCGTGCTCGCAAAAAAAACCGGCTTGACGACGTTTCTGATCGGCCATGTGACCAAAGACGGCGCCATTGCCGGCCCGCGATTGCTCGAACACATGGTCGATACCGTACTCTACTTCGAAGGCGACCGCGGCCATAGCTTCAGAATTCTTCGCGCCGTCAAAAACCGCTTCGGATCAACTAACGAAATCGGTGTTTTTGAAATGAAAGAAACCGGCCTGGCCGAGGTCAACAACCCATCCGAAATCTTTCTCATGGAGCGGCCGCTGCAAGTGCCCGGCTCCGCCGTCGTCTGCAGCATGGAAGGCACGCGGCCGATCTTGATCGAATTGCAAGCGCTGGTCACGAGATCGTTTCTCGCCGTGCCGCGGCGCACGACCATTGGCGTCGACCACAATCGCGTGGCACTGCTGGTCGCGGTGTTGGAAAAGAAAATGGGTGCAAAACTCTTCGATCAAGATATTTTCGTCAACGTCGCCGGTGGCGTGCACGTCGAAGAGCCCGCTGTCGATCTAGGTATCATCGCGGCCATCGCATCGAGCGCGAAGGAGGAAGTGCTCGATGGGCGGACAGTTTTCTTTGGTGAAGTCGGTCTCGCAGGCGAGATTCGCGCCATCTCCCAGGCTGAAGCCCGCGTCAAAGAAGCCGGCAAGCTCGGCTTCGAGCGCTGCGTATTACCGGCGAGCAATGCCGCCCAGCTCAAGCAAATCAAACACCCGCAGTTGCTGGCGGTCAGCTCTTTACAGGAATGCTGGAAAATTCTTTTCTAG